In the Sediminitomix flava genome, one interval contains:
- a CDS encoding secondary thiamine-phosphate synthase enzyme YjbQ gives MVIQKQIRLRAYSRGFHLITSEIENAIPELSKIKAGTAQVFILHTSASLTINENADPTVREDFESHFNVMIPENAPYYKHTYEGPDDMPAHIKSSLLGSSVNIPVANGQFLLGTWQGIYLCEHRDFAGPRKLVITIIGE, from the coding sequence ATGGTTATCCAAAAACAAATCCGATTAAGAGCATATTCAAGAGGGTTTCACTTGATCACATCAGAAATAGAAAACGCTATACCAGAACTATCTAAGATTAAAGCTGGTACTGCTCAAGTATTTATTCTTCATACTTCTGCTTCATTGACTATCAATGAAAATGCAGATCCCACTGTTCGAGAAGACTTTGAAAGTCATTTCAATGTCATGATTCCCGAAAATGCACCTTATTACAAACACACTTATGAGGGGCCTGATGATATGCCTGCGCACATCAAATCTTCGCTTCTAGGTAGTAGTGTTAACATTCCCGTAGCCAATGGTCAATTTCTGTTAGGAACATGGCAAGGCATCTATTTGTGTGAACATCGTGACTTTGCAGGTCCAAGAAAGCTAGTAATCACAATAATTGGTGAATAA